Proteins from a genomic interval of Kaistia defluvii:
- a CDS encoding cytochrome P450: MNDRTASAVEAATTALPFRIDPVTRRVSIDAKDPAFFQNPYPVFEAIRAIAPVFFWEELNVWCFLSADDVNALYRDRRFGREILHVATREELGIPEIPAHLKPFYDVDNLSMLEREPPVHTRLRTLVNRAFVSRQIERLRPRIEALCHELIDGFAAKGEIDLIEAYATPIPITVIAEILGVPVERAPDLLAWSHAMVGMYQLGRTRAMEDAAVAATLAFSAFLRGYVQERRGKPGDDLISQLIAAEEQGEKLSEDELITTCILLLNAGHEATVHALGNGVRAILRSGADPATLFATPESTAATVEECLRYDPPLHMFMRYALEDLEFGGLALKKGQQVGLMLGAANRDPNRYLAADQFDATRELKPHVSFGLGIHFCIGAPLARLEMQVALPILFERLKGLRLAGAPSYRDAYHFHGLDGLQLAWDA, encoded by the coding sequence ATGAACGACCGAACCGCGTCCGCCGTCGAGGCCGCGACCACCGCCTTGCCTTTCCGGATCGACCCGGTCACCCGGCGCGTTTCGATCGACGCCAAGGATCCGGCCTTCTTCCAGAATCCCTATCCGGTGTTCGAGGCGATCCGCGCCATCGCGCCGGTGTTTTTCTGGGAAGAGCTGAATGTCTGGTGCTTCCTGTCGGCCGATGACGTCAACGCGCTCTATCGCGACCGCCGTTTCGGCCGCGAGATCCTGCATGTGGCGACGCGCGAAGAGCTCGGCATCCCCGAGATCCCCGCGCACCTGAAGCCGTTCTACGACGTCGACAACCTCTCCATGCTGGAGCGCGAGCCGCCGGTTCACACGCGCCTGCGCACGCTGGTGAACCGCGCCTTCGTCTCGCGCCAGATCGAAAGGCTGCGCCCGCGCATCGAAGCGCTCTGCCACGAGCTGATCGACGGGTTCGCGGCGAAGGGCGAGATCGACCTGATCGAGGCCTATGCGACGCCGATCCCGATCACGGTGATCGCCGAAATTCTCGGCGTGCCGGTGGAGCGCGCGCCGGACCTGCTCGCCTGGTCACATGCCATGGTCGGCATGTACCAGCTCGGCCGCACCCGCGCGATGGAGGACGCCGCCGTCGCCGCGACGCTCGCCTTCTCCGCCTTCCTGCGGGGCTATGTGCAGGAGCGGCGCGGCAAGCCCGGCGACGACCTGATCAGCCAGTTGATCGCGGCCGAGGAACAGGGCGAGAAGCTCTCCGAGGACGAGCTGATCACCACCTGCATCCTGCTACTCAATGCGGGCCACGAGGCGACGGTGCATGCGCTGGGCAATGGCGTGCGCGCGATCCTGCGCTCGGGCGCGGATCCGGCGACCCTGTTCGCGACGCCCGAATCGACGGCCGCGACGGTGGAGGAATGCCTGCGCTACGACCCGCCGCTGCACATGTTCATGCGCTATGCGCTGGAGGATCTGGAGTTCGGCGGCCTCGCCCTGAAGAAGGGCCAGCAGGTCGGCCTGATGCTGGGCGCGGCCAATCGCGATCCCAACCGCTATCTCGCCGCCGACCAGTTCGATGCCACGCGGGAGCTGAAGCCGCATGTCTCCTTTGGCCTCGGCATCCATTTCTGCATCGGCGCGCCGCTGGCGCGGCTGGAAATGCAGGTCGCGCTGCCGATCCTGTTCGAGCGGCTGAAGGGCCTGCGCCTGGCCGGCGCGCCCAGCTATCGCGACGCCTATCATTTCCACGGTCTCGACGGGCTGCAGCTCGCATGGGACGCCTGA
- the cckA gene encoding cell cycle histidine kinase CckA, translated as MTDDSNQKTHRRALVDRSDRPGGIGRLLVLACCLVGAALAFALLPPQAAEPFIFALLGLLAVVGVFTLFAAAIGLMRFTGRSPRDDLGRGFIDSMAEGLVITDRDSRILYANAAYADLVGADEGKDVRVVERVFSGDQAASEAIYRLSQSIREGRAAVEEVRMPSPLAGPANGTPRWYRIRVRPVNAGKDDGRLLTAWQVADVTHDRAQQETVFQDLQHAIDYLDHAPAGFFSAEPDGRIVYLNATLADWLGIDLTYFKAGALTLGDIVRGDGAALLSVDRENSGEMRPQTIDLDLVKQNGQSLPVRLLHRVPFAGDGAPGATRTIVLNRGPGEETSEALRAAEVRFTRFFNHTPFAIASIDKSGRIGRTNAPFARLFGPIKSDGGSRARLIDVIAESERPALEAALESAAGGRSEIPPVDTTILGHGERSVRFYVTAVDEDANEREIATVYALETTEQRALELQFAQSQKMQAIGQLAGGVAHDFNNVLTAIIGFSDLLLANHRPSDPSFQDIMNIKQNANRAAGLVRQLLAFSRRQTLRPQVLAMGDVLSDLSILLERLLGEKVKLQLVHGRDVWPIKADLNQFEQVVINLAVNARDAMPKGGTLTIRTRNVTPEEVAEFSYKPLPPADYVLIEVADTGTGIPVEVQSKIFEPFFSTKDVGKGTGLGLSTVYGIVKQTGAHIFFDSETDVGTTFRIFVPRHVPLVSAKPEIIAEKAPEIADLTGSASILLVEDEEAVRAFAARALASRGYTVHEAASGIEALEIMRETGGTIDLVVSDVVMPELDGPSLLRELRKERPGLKIIFVSGYAEDAFAKNLPDGETFNFLPKPFSLKQLATAVKETLGQ; from the coding sequence ATGACCGACGACAGCAACCAGAAAACGCATCGCCGCGCGCTGGTCGATCGGTCGGATCGCCCCGGCGGGATCGGGCGACTGCTCGTGCTTGCCTGCTGCCTGGTCGGCGCTGCGCTCGCCTTTGCCCTGCTGCCGCCCCAGGCGGCGGAGCCCTTCATCTTCGCGCTGCTCGGACTGCTCGCCGTGGTCGGCGTCTTCACGCTGTTCGCTGCGGCCATCGGGCTGATGCGCTTCACCGGCCGCTCGCCGCGCGACGATCTCGGCCGCGGCTTCATCGACAGCATGGCCGAAGGCTTGGTCATCACCGATCGGGACAGCCGCATTCTCTATGCCAATGCCGCCTATGCCGATCTGGTCGGCGCCGACGAGGGCAAGGATGTCCGCGTCGTCGAGCGCGTCTTCTCCGGCGACCAGGCAGCGAGCGAGGCGATCTACCGCCTGTCGCAATCGATCCGCGAAGGTCGCGCCGCCGTCGAGGAAGTGCGCATGCCGAGCCCGCTGGCGGGGCCTGCCAACGGCACGCCGCGCTGGTATCGCATCCGCGTCCGCCCGGTGAATGCCGGCAAGGATGACGGCCGCCTGCTGACCGCCTGGCAGGTCGCCGACGTGACCCATGACCGCGCCCAGCAGGAAACCGTCTTCCAGGACCTGCAGCACGCCATCGACTATCTCGACCATGCGCCGGCCGGTTTCTTCTCGGCCGAGCCGGATGGCCGCATCGTCTATCTCAACGCGACGCTCGCCGACTGGCTCGGCATCGACCTGACCTATTTCAAGGCCGGCGCCCTCACGCTCGGCGACATCGTGCGCGGTGACGGCGCGGCGCTGCTCTCGGTCGACCGCGAGAATTCCGGCGAGATGCGGCCGCAGACGATCGATCTCGATCTCGTCAAGCAGAACGGCCAGAGCCTGCCGGTGCGTCTGCTGCATCGCGTGCCCTTCGCCGGCGACGGCGCACCGGGCGCGACCCGGACCATCGTGCTCAATCGCGGCCCCGGCGAGGAGACGTCCGAGGCGTTGCGCGCGGCGGAAGTGCGCTTCACCCGCTTCTTCAACCATACCCCCTTCGCGATCGCCTCGATCGACAAGTCCGGTCGGATCGGCCGCACCAACGCGCCCTTCGCCCGCCTGTTCGGGCCGATCAAGTCGGATGGTGGCAGCCGCGCCCGCCTGATCGACGTGATTGCCGAGAGCGAGCGCCCGGCGCTGGAGGCAGCGCTGGAAAGTGCGGCCGGCGGCCGCAGCGAAATCCCGCCCGTCGACACCACCATTCTCGGCCATGGCGAGCGCAGCGTGCGCTTCTACGTGACGGCCGTCGACGAGGACGCGAACGAGCGCGAGATTGCCACCGTCTACGCGTTGGAGACGACCGAGCAGCGGGCGCTGGAGCTGCAATTCGCGCAGAGCCAGAAGATGCAGGCGATCGGCCAGCTGGCCGGCGGCGTCGCGCATGACTTCAACAACGTGCTCACCGCGATCATCGGCTTCTCCGACCTGCTGCTGGCCAACCATCGGCCGAGCGACCCGTCCTTCCAGGACATCATGAACATCAAGCAGAACGCCAACCGCGCGGCCGGACTCGTCCGCCAGCTGCTGGCCTTCTCGCGCCGCCAGACGCTGCGCCCGCAGGTGCTGGCGATGGGCGACGTGCTGTCCGATCTCTCGATCCTGCTGGAGCGTCTGCTCGGCGAGAAGGTCAAGCTGCAACTGGTGCATGGCCGCGATGTCTGGCCGATCAAGGCCGACCTCAACCAGTTCGAGCAGGTCGTCATCAACCTCGCCGTCAATGCGCGCGACGCCATGCCGAAGGGCGGCACGCTGACCATCCGTACGCGCAACGTCACGCCGGAAGAGGTAGCGGAGTTCAGCTACAAGCCGCTGCCGCCGGCCGACTACGTGCTGATCGAAGTGGCGGATACCGGCACCGGCATCCCCGTCGAGGTGCAGTCGAAGATTTTCGAGCCGTTCTTCTCAACCAAGGATGTCGGCAAGGGCACCGGCCTCGGCCTCTCGACGGTGTACGGCATCGTCAAGCAGACCGGCGCGCATATCTTCTTCGACAGCGAGACGGATGTCGGCACGACCTTCCGTATCTTCGTGCCGCGCCATGTTCCGCTCGTCTCGGCGAAGCCCGAGATCATCGCCGAGAAGGCGCCGGAGATCGCCGATCTCACCGGCAGCGCCAGTATTCTTCTGGTCGAGGATGAGGAGGCCGTGCGCGCCTTCGCCGCCCGGGCGCTCGCCTCGCGCGGCTACACCGTGCACGAGGCGGCCTCCGGCATCGAGGCGCTGGAGATCATGCGCGAGACCGGCGGCACGATCGATCTCGTCGTCTCCGACGTCGTCATGCCGGAACTCGATGGCCCGTCGCTGCTTCGCGAGCTGCGCAAGGAGCGTCCGGGGCTGAAGATCATCTTCGTTTCCGGCTATGCCGAGGACGCCTTCGCCAAGAACCTGCCGGATGGCGAGACCTTCAACTTCCTGCCGAAGCCATTCTCGCTCAAGCAGCTGGCGACCGCCGTCAAGGAAACGCTCGGCCAGTAG
- a CDS encoding flagellar biosynthetic protein FliO, with protein MHDYLAPMFGDTGATIAQFVITLVVVLLVILVVFWLIRLFTNGSLGANPARGRQPRLAVLDALPLDQRRRLILVRRDNVEHLILIGGPSDVVVEPGIQRPQQQTRRLEPLRQEPIRQEPIRPDPIRQEPQRPEPVPARAEPAPARPMPQTARAVPPVAEAAARPAESRRPDLAQPADIQPAEAPLPAEASARRPAAVFEEESESIEERVTETDFAPTEPEASFEPAPQPQRAAPPAPSTPPQRPAPEPRTGRGFPSFLSGNRPRHTPTTVEIPPESVPVPRPMPAASPSEPNEGRPTGQRPRPYDPRPLLGSQQTPVAPNAAPAPSVDPARAAPRRPIIPPAPPVISDADPFAGMEDEADRLARFEPIFDLGPDSASADDAHLYGAPPRSSAPSVEPPQPEDAPVAIAEDFIEAPQPESPAPSEVSSSVGDLEKEMARLLGEISNARKS; from the coding sequence ATGCACGATTATCTGGCGCCAATGTTCGGCGACACAGGCGCGACCATTGCCCAGTTCGTGATCACGCTCGTCGTGGTTCTCCTGGTCATCCTGGTGGTCTTCTGGCTGATCCGCCTGTTCACCAATGGCAGCCTCGGCGCCAACCCGGCGCGCGGCCGCCAGCCGCGGCTCGCCGTGCTGGACGCCCTGCCGCTCGACCAGCGCCGCCGGCTGATCCTGGTGCGCCGCGACAATGTCGAGCACCTGATCCTGATCGGTGGCCCGAGCGACGTGGTCGTCGAGCCCGGCATCCAGCGCCCGCAGCAGCAGACGCGCCGTCTCGAGCCCTTGCGCCAGGAGCCGATCCGGCAGGAACCGATCCGTCCGGATCCGATCCGCCAGGAGCCGCAGCGTCCCGAGCCGGTTCCGGCCCGCGCCGAGCCCGCCCCGGCGCGCCCGATGCCGCAGACCGCCCGCGCCGTGCCGCCCGTCGCGGAAGCTGCCGCGCGCCCGGCGGAATCGCGCCGCCCCGATCTGGCGCAGCCGGCCGACATTCAGCCGGCCGAAGCGCCCTTGCCCGCCGAGGCGTCCGCTCGCCGTCCGGCTGCGGTTTTCGAAGAGGAATCGGAATCGATCGAGGAGCGCGTGACGGAGACGGACTTCGCGCCGACCGAGCCCGAAGCCAGCTTCGAGCCCGCGCCCCAGCCGCAGCGCGCCGCCCCGCCGGCTCCCTCTACCCCGCCGCAGCGCCCGGCGCCCGAGCCGCGCACCGGCCGGGGCTTCCCGAGCTTCCTGTCCGGCAATCGTCCGCGCCACACGCCGACCACCGTCGAGATCCCGCCGGAATCGGTTCCCGTGCCGCGCCCGATGCCGGCGGCGTCGCCCTCCGAGCCGAATGAAGGTCGTCCGACCGGCCAGCGTCCCCGCCCCTACGATCCGCGCCCGCTGCTCGGCTCGCAGCAGACGCCGGTAGCCCCCAACGCCGCGCCGGCGCCTTCCGTCGACCCGGCCCGCGCCGCACCGCGCCGTCCGATCATTCCGCCCGCGCCTCCGGTGATCTCAGATGCCGATCCCTTCGCGGGAATGGAGGACGAGGCCGACCGCCTGGCGCGCTTCGAGCCCATCTTCGATCTGGGGCCGGACTCGGCCAGCGCCGACGACGCGCATCTCTATGGTGCGCCGCCCCGCTCCTCCGCTCCTTCGGTCGAGCCGCCGCAGCCGGAAGACGCCCCGGTGGCGATCGCCGAGGACTTCATCGAAGCGCCGCAGCCGGAATCGCCCGCACCCTCCGAGGTCTCGTCGTCGGTCGGCGATCTCGAGAAGGAAATGGCGCGCCTGCTGGGCGAGATTTCCAACGCTCGCAAGAGCTAA
- the dksA gene encoding RNA polymerase-binding protein DksA, whose amino-acid sequence MTLDTLEAYRPSEAEPFMNERQREYFRKKLLAWKDDILRESRETLQHLQDENVNHPDLADRASSETDRAIELRARDRQRKLIAKIDAALQRIDDGSYGYCEETGEPISLKRLDARPIATLSIEAQERHERRERVYRDE is encoded by the coding sequence ATGACGCTAGATACCCTTGAAGCGTATCGGCCTTCGGAAGCCGAACCCTTCATGAACGAGCGGCAAAGGGAGTACTTCCGCAAGAAGCTCCTCGCCTGGAAAGACGATATTCTCCGGGAGTCCCGGGAAACCCTTCAGCATTTGCAGGACGAAAACGTAAACCATCCGGATCTCGCCGACCGTGCGTCGTCGGAGACGGATCGCGCGATCGAACTCAGGGCCCGCGATCGTCAGCGCAAGCTGATCGCCAAGATCGATGCCGCCCTGCAGCGGATCGATGATGGCAGCTACGGCTACTGCGAGGAAACCGGCGAACCGATCAGCCTCAAGCGTCTCGACGCCCGGCCGATCGCAACGCTGTCGATCGAGGCACAGGAGCGCCATGAGCGGCGCGAGCGCGTCTATCGCGACGAATAG
- a CDS encoding SixA phosphatase family protein — protein sequence MRLLLLRHAKSAWDVAGLADFDRPLAPRGRRAATMIGEHLAAHRLIPDRILCSSARRTRETLMGLMPMISTDLEIRITRGLYEVGADAYIDTIGALGGNARNLMMIGHNPTMQDTAIELIGNGNPALREEIADKFPTAGLAVIDFDIHKWSELRPRTGRVVAFFRPRELELVGSEPIADDE from the coding sequence ATGCGTCTTCTTCTGCTCCGCCACGCCAAGTCCGCCTGGGATGTCGCCGGCCTCGCCGATTTCGATCGACCGCTGGCCCCTCGCGGACGGCGCGCGGCCACGATGATCGGCGAGCATCTCGCGGCCCACCGCCTGATCCCGGACCGCATCCTCTGCTCTTCCGCCCGGCGCACGCGCGAGACGCTGATGGGGCTGATGCCGATGATCTCGACCGATCTGGAGATCCGCATCACGCGCGGGCTCTACGAAGTCGGCGCCGACGCCTATATCGACACGATCGGCGCGCTGGGCGGCAATGCGCGCAACCTCATGATGATCGGCCACAACCCGACCATGCAGGACACCGCCATCGAACTGATCGGCAACGGCAATCCCGCGCTGCGCGAGGAGATCGCCGACAAGTTCCCGACCGCCGGCCTCGCGGTGATCGACTTCGACATTCACAAATGGTCGGAACTCCGGCCCCGGACCGGCCGCGTCGTCGCCTTCTTCCGCCCGCGCGAGCTGGAGCTGGTCGGCTCCGAACCGATCGCCGACGACGAATAG
- a CDS encoding YcjX family protein, translated as MKLTTLTDEARLALATLGDRAADLVSPTVRLGVTGLARAGKTVFITALVHNLVHGGRLPLFRAYSTGRVTGARLEPQPDDDVPRFDYEDHVRALVDQRIWPDSTYRISELRLTIAYESASYFKHRFGPGKLNLDIVDYPGEWLLDLPLLAKDYATWSREALGMARSPARMAAAAPWLARLETIDPAAAEDEAVARELAALFTGYLRACRADENAMSTLPPGRFLMPGDLEGSPALTFSPLPEREAALPPGSLGRMMARRYEAYKSVVVKPFFRDHFARLDRQIVLVDALNALNAGPAAVADLGAALTEILGCYRPGSGSWLGGLMTRRIDRILIGATKADHLHHADHDRLEAILSRLLAPAIERASAAGARVEVAALASVRATREGVVIQDSEKLPSIIGTPLAGETIDGETFDGKSEIAFFPGDLPNNPDSVLSGADSTSELGQTSLRFVRFRPPALERTAEGITLSLPHIRLDRALEFLIGDRLS; from the coding sequence TTGAAGCTGACCACGCTGACCGACGAAGCGCGCCTCGCGCTCGCAACGCTTGGAGATCGCGCGGCGGATCTCGTCTCGCCGACCGTCCGCCTGGGGGTCACGGGGCTGGCGCGCGCCGGCAAGACGGTCTTCATCACGGCGCTGGTGCACAATCTCGTCCATGGCGGCCGCCTGCCGCTGTTCCGCGCCTATTCGACGGGCCGCGTTACCGGTGCCAGGCTGGAGCCGCAGCCCGACGACGACGTGCCGCGCTTCGATTACGAGGATCACGTCCGCGCCCTGGTCGACCAGCGCATCTGGCCGGATTCGACCTACCGGATCAGCGAATTGCGGCTGACCATCGCCTACGAATCCGCGTCCTATTTCAAGCACCGCTTCGGGCCCGGCAAGCTCAACCTCGACATCGTCGACTATCCCGGCGAGTGGCTGCTCGATCTCCCCCTGCTCGCCAAGGACTACGCCACCTGGTCGCGCGAGGCGCTCGGCATGGCCCGCAGCCCGGCTCGAATGGCCGCCGCCGCCCCTTGGCTGGCGCGGCTCGAGACTATCGACCCCGCGGCAGCAGAGGACGAGGCCGTGGCGCGCGAGCTGGCGGCGCTGTTCACCGGCTATCTGCGCGCCTGCCGCGCCGATGAAAACGCCATGTCGACCCTGCCGCCCGGCCGCTTCCTGATGCCGGGCGATCTCGAGGGCTCGCCGGCGCTGACCTTCTCGCCTCTCCCCGAGCGGGAGGCCGCCCTGCCCCCCGGCTCGCTCGGCCGTATGATGGCGCGCCGCTACGAGGCCTATAAGTCCGTGGTGGTAAAACCCTTCTTCCGCGATCACTTCGCCCGTCTCGACCGGCAGATCGTGCTGGTCGACGCGCTGAACGCGCTGAATGCCGGCCCCGCCGCCGTGGCCGATCTCGGCGCTGCGCTGACCGAGATCCTCGGCTGCTACCGGCCCGGCTCCGGCTCGTGGCTGGGCGGGCTGATGACCCGCCGTATCGACCGCATCCTGATCGGCGCCACCAAGGCCGACCACCTGCATCACGCCGACCATGACCGGCTCGAAGCGATCCTGTCGCGCCTGCTGGCGCCGGCGATCGAACGGGCCTCTGCCGCCGGCGCGCGCGTCGAGGTGGCGGCGCTCGCCTCGGTCCGCGCGACCCGCGAGGGCGTGGTCATCCAGGACTCGGAAAAGTTGCCGTCGATTATCGGAACGCCGCTCGCCGGCGAGACGATCGATGGCGAGACGTTCGACGGCAAAAGCGAAATCGCGTTCTTTCCCGGCGACTTGCCGAACAATCCTGATTCAGTTCTTTCAGGTGCTGACTCAACTTCTGAACTGGGCCAGACCTCGCTGCGCTTCGTCCGTTTCCGCCCGCCCGCGCTGGAGCGGACGGCGGAGGGCATCACCCTGTCGCTGCCGCATATCCGCCTCGACCGGGCTCTGGAATTCCTGATCGGAGACCGGCTGTCATGA
- a CDS encoding YcjF family protein, whose protein sequence is MTDIPRKPTAFRLDRIRVVDDPDIAHRPGDRPVVIAEPEELELPVPVLPKPRRGPRWANILVSALGILLSLGIGLAVDQLIRDLFQRAEWLGWFALAVAAIGGVALVALAFREIGGLLRLRRITRIREAAEDAARRDDRIAARASVRDLTELYGERPDTAHGRAALAQHAAEIIDGRDLIGLSEQELLRPLDIAAQTLVLSAAKRVTLVTAISPRALVDLLFVLVTALRLIRQLGQLYGGRPGTLGFLRLARTVIAHLAVTGGMAAGDSLVQQILGHGIAARLSARLGEGVINGILTARVGIAAIDVCRPLPFIAEKPPAMADFIAELTKIGGKGGKKTD, encoded by the coding sequence ATGACCGACATTCCGCGCAAGCCGACCGCGTTCCGCCTCGACCGCATCCGCGTCGTCGACGATCCCGATATCGCGCATCGGCCCGGCGACCGGCCGGTGGTGATCGCCGAGCCGGAGGAACTGGAACTGCCGGTTCCCGTCCTGCCGAAGCCGCGCCGCGGCCCGCGCTGGGCCAACATCCTCGTCTCCGCGCTCGGCATCCTGCTGTCGCTCGGCATCGGCCTCGCCGTCGACCAGCTGATCCGCGATCTGTTCCAGCGCGCCGAATGGCTTGGCTGGTTCGCGCTGGCGGTTGCCGCCATCGGCGGGGTGGCACTGGTCGCCCTCGCCTTCCGCGAGATCGGCGGGCTCCTGCGGCTGCGGCGGATCACGAGGATTCGCGAGGCGGCCGAAGATGCCGCCCGGCGCGACGACCGCATCGCCGCCCGCGCCTCGGTGCGCGACCTGACGGAGCTCTATGGCGAGCGCCCGGACACGGCGCATGGCCGCGCCGCGCTGGCGCAGCACGCCGCCGAGATCATCGACGGACGCGATCTGATCGGCCTCTCCGAGCAGGAACTGCTCCGCCCGCTCGACATCGCCGCGCAGACGCTGGTGCTGTCCGCTGCCAAGCGGGTGACGCTGGTGACGGCGATCTCGCCGCGCGCCCTGGTCGACCTGCTGTTCGTGCTGGTGACGGCGCTGCGGCTGATCCGCCAGCTCGGCCAGCTCTATGGCGGCCGGCCCGGCACGCTCGGCTTCCTGCGCCTCGCCCGCACCGTCATCGCCCATCTCGCCGTCACCGGCGGCATGGCGGCGGGCGACTCGCTGGTGCAGCAGATTCTTGGCCACGGCATCGCCGCCCGCCTTTCGGCGCGGCTTGGCGAGGGAGTGATCAACGGCATTTTGACGGCGCGCGTTGGCATCGCCGCGATCGACGTCTGCCGCCCCCTGCCCTTCATCGCCGAGAAGCCACCGGCCATGGCGGATTTCATCGCGGAACTGACCAAGATCGGCGGCAAGGGCGGAAAGAAGACGGACTGA